From Asterias rubens chromosome 20, eAstRub1.3, whole genome shotgun sequence, one genomic window encodes:
- the LOC117303647 gene encoding uncharacterized protein LOC117303647 yields MAATMKHFRLAVAALLLISLSSCVLCVDLNLVSEVRNADEESSNDLSKETELETQEIPLTQTPIETITNNASLGSTKEANVSLPITFIHIAASYMRPVTFHRFLNDLNITVNASLKYPHPDVTYVEDEALYTPRKIRYPCLRRLFGNRTAEVRIVNSTELTEAVSFKTDKGSNSTTMLSGYCAFVMFFAPWCKFSTAAAPPFNAIGRAFPDLEVLAIDAFQHNSLNTRYSIVAVPNILLFHNNKPVMRFNYSERTFSVFTDFIRNFTGLEPNSSITVNEADAIGPLPSIPTEETDYALWFSWLFLAAVAGWFLKQHLGSFVMDRVRMFLVYARQVWRTGEFYDQVGVMAHEHRD; encoded by the exons ATGGCGGCCACCATGAAACATTTTCGTCTCGCAGTCGCTGCATTACTTCTTATTTCTTTGTCATCTTGTGTACTTTGCGTGGACCTGAATCTTG TTTCAGAAGTAAGAAATGCTGATGAGGAGAGCTCAAATGATCTTTCAAAAGAAACAGAACTCGAAACGCAAGAAATCCCTTTAACCCAGACTCCGATAGAGACAATTACAAACAATGCCTCACTGGGAAGTACAAAAGAGGCAAACGTCTCACTACCAATCACCTTCATCCACATCGCAGCATCCTACATGAGACCAGTCACCTTCCACAGATTCTTAAACGACCTGAACATAACGGTGAACGCAAGTCTAAAATACCCGCATCCGGATGTCACTTACGTCGAGGATGAAGCATTATACACGCCCCGTAAGATTAGATACCCTTGTCTTAGGAGATTGTTTGGGAACAGAACGGCTGAAGTACGGATTGTTAACAGTACAGAGCTTACTGAAGCTGTGAGCTTCAAGACTGATAAAGGCAGCAATTCGACCACTATGCTGAGTGGGTACTGTGCCTTTGTGATGTTTTTTGCACCCTGGTGTAAGTTTTCAACTGCTGCTGCGCCACCATTTAACGCCATCGGACGGGCTTTTCCAGATCTTGAGGTTCTGGCTATTGACGCATTTCAGCATAACAG TCTGAACACACGCTACAGTATCGTCGCTGTTCCAAACATCCTCCTGTTCCACAACAATAAACCAGTCATGAGGTTTAATTACAGCGAGAGGACATTCAGCGTCTTCACTGACTTCATTAGGAATTTCACAG GTCTTGAGCCCAACTCCTCCATCACTGTAAATGAGGCAGACGCCATTGGTCCACTGCCCAGCATACCAACTGAGGAAACCGACTATGCTCTTTGGTTCTCTTGGCTATTCCTTGCCGCTGTAGCCGGGTGGTTCTTGAAGCAACATCTTGGCAGTTTCGTCATGGACCGTGTCAGGATGTTTCTTGTTTACGCTCGACAAGTTTGGAGGACTGGAGAATTCTATGATCAGGTTGGTGTGATGGCTCACGAACATCGggattga